In Paenibacillus sp. J23TS9, a single genomic region encodes these proteins:
- a CDS encoding regulatory protein RecX produces MQEEDLHGEQEMSEVSSFPDDIDLIITVLERQPKQRGRYLISFGEYVLSVHEDVMIKYRMLKGNVFTKQELEEIVLADEKQRAYVQALKYLERKQRTRKELEDRLRQKELSQTVIEQALQRLQQEGLINDELYAKQWAVQRVSSQRKGKAWVRQELRQKGVDKALISEALSEVSHEQEYESCLVVGRKKWNQTRGEIMDRKRKTGSFLMRRGFSGEQVRKVINQLIRENGEAEEEMEHFSFD; encoded by the coding sequence ATGCAGGAAGAAGATTTGCACGGGGAGCAGGAAATGTCGGAAGTCTCTAGTTTCCCTGATGATATAGACCTGATAATCACCGTTCTGGAACGCCAGCCGAAGCAGAGGGGACGTTATCTGATTTCTTTTGGTGAATACGTTCTTTCAGTACATGAAGATGTGATGATAAAGTACCGGATGCTGAAAGGCAATGTTTTTACAAAACAGGAGCTTGAAGAAATTGTTCTGGCTGATGAGAAGCAGCGGGCGTACGTACAGGCGCTTAAGTATCTGGAAAGAAAGCAGCGTACACGCAAGGAGCTGGAGGACCGTCTGCGGCAAAAGGAGCTTTCCCAAACCGTCATTGAACAAGCACTTCAACGCCTGCAGCAGGAGGGACTGATCAATGACGAGCTGTACGCGAAGCAGTGGGCTGTACAGCGGGTTTCAAGCCAGCGGAAGGGGAAAGCCTGGGTTAGACAGGAGCTGCGTCAGAAGGGCGTCGACAAGGCGCTGATCAGTGAAGCGCTGTCTGAAGTAAGTCATGAACAGGAGTATGAAAGCTGTTTGGTTGTGGGAAGAAAGAAATGGAATCAGACGCGCGGAGAAATCATGGACAGAAAGCGGAAAACGGGTTCTTTTTTAATGAGAAGAGGCTTTTCCGGCGAACAGGTGAGGAAGGTAATTAATCAATTGATTCGTGAAAATGGTGAGGCGGAAGAGGAAATGGAGCATTTTTCATTTGATTGA
- the recA gene encoding recombinase RecA — MSDRRAALEIALRQIEKQFGKGSIMKLGESTHMQVEVIPSGSLALDIALGIGGLPRGRVVEIYGPESSGKTTVALHAIAEVQKTGGQAAFIDAEHALDPLYASKLGVNIDELLLSQPDTGEQALEIAEALVRSGAVDIVVVDSVAALVPKAEIEGEMGDSHVGLQARLMSQALRKLSGAIAKSKTIAIFINQLREKVGVMFGNPETTPGGRALKFYSSVRLDVRRIESIKMGNDVVGNRTRIKVVKNKVAPPFKQAEIDIMYGEGISKQGSIIDIGTELDIVNKSGAWYSYEGERLGQGRENAKQFLKENTQISDVIENKIREASNLTTTVPSPTSSELAEEEKEEQDLLELE; from the coding sequence TTGTCAGATCGTCGTGCTGCGCTGGAAATAGCGCTTCGTCAGATAGAGAAACAATTCGGTAAAGGTTCAATTATGAAGCTGGGTGAGTCAACTCACATGCAGGTGGAAGTAATTCCCAGTGGTTCCTTGGCTTTGGATATAGCATTAGGTATTGGCGGTCTTCCAAGAGGCCGTGTTGTTGAAATATACGGACCGGAATCATCCGGTAAAACGACAGTGGCTCTTCATGCCATTGCTGAAGTTCAGAAGACAGGCGGACAAGCCGCATTTATAGATGCGGAGCATGCGCTTGACCCGCTTTATGCAAGCAAGCTTGGTGTGAATATCGACGAACTGCTGCTTTCCCAGCCGGATACGGGTGAACAGGCGCTGGAAATCGCCGAAGCGCTGGTACGCAGTGGAGCTGTAGATATTGTGGTTGTGGACTCGGTAGCTGCACTCGTTCCGAAAGCTGAAATTGAAGGCGAAATGGGCGATTCCCACGTGGGTCTTCAAGCACGTCTGATGTCTCAGGCACTGCGTAAGCTGTCCGGTGCAATTGCGAAATCGAAGACGATTGCAATCTTTATCAACCAGCTTCGTGAGAAGGTGGGGGTAATGTTCGGTAACCCGGAAACAACACCTGGCGGCCGTGCCTTGAAATTCTATTCCTCCGTGCGTCTTGATGTACGCCGCATTGAGAGTATCAAGATGGGCAATGATGTCGTGGGTAACCGTACACGGATCAAGGTTGTAAAGAACAAGGTTGCGCCTCCTTTCAAACAGGCCGAAATTGATATTATGTATGGAGAGGGCATCTCCAAACAAGGCAGCATTATCGATATCGGTACGGAACTGGATATCGTGAATAAGAGCGGTGCTTGGTATTCCTATGAAGGCGAACGCCTGGGTCAGGGCCGTGAAAATGCCAAGCAGTTTTTGAAAGAAAATACGCAAATTTCCGATGTTATTGAGAATAAAATTCGGGAAGCAAGTAATCTTACGACTACAGTTCCTTCTCCTACATCCAGTGAGCTGGCAGAAGAAGAGAAGGAAGAGCAGGATCTTCTGGAGCTTGAATAA
- a CDS encoding competence/damage-inducible protein A → MKAEIIAVGTELLLGQILNTNAQYLSQELAEMGIDVYFQTVVGDNAQRLQHAIEHAAQRADILILTGGIGPTQDDLTKDALAAALGRSLHIDRIAMDHVEKFFVNRGIDMTENNRRQALVIDGSTPLPNETGLAVGIAIAQDDKFYIVLPGPPKEMKPMFDGQAKLWLLQHALTNEMPIYSKMLKFAGIGESLLEDKLLDLIQAQSDPTIAPYAKEGEVSVRISTKAGSEREAMEKLEKLESQIQKRLPKHMYASSDVPIEKMIVDIMADRGITLSAAESCTGGLLMESITSIPGSATMFLGGIVCYSNQMKEKLLHVPHALLEGEDAPGAVSHEVAQVLAEHVRMITDSDFGLSVTGVAGPAYSERKPVGLVYVGLAERGKQTEVFELRFNGNRETIRIRTVKTLLHHLWLRLITHEPESSSGEVVQ, encoded by the coding sequence ATGAAAGCGGAAATCATCGCAGTGGGAACTGAACTGCTGCTTGGGCAAATTCTGAATACGAACGCACAGTATTTATCCCAGGAGCTCGCGGAAATGGGGATTGATGTATATTTTCAAACGGTTGTCGGCGACAATGCGCAGCGCCTTCAGCATGCCATTGAGCATGCCGCTCAGCGGGCGGATATTTTAATTCTGACGGGTGGTATTGGTCCAACTCAGGATGATCTGACCAAAGATGCCCTTGCGGCAGCTCTGGGTCGTTCTCTTCACATTGACCGTATTGCCATGGATCATGTGGAGAAGTTCTTTGTCAACCGCGGAATTGACATGACTGAAAATAATCGGCGCCAGGCGCTTGTGATTGATGGGAGCACGCCGCTTCCGAATGAAACGGGATTGGCTGTAGGGATTGCGATTGCACAGGATGACAAGTTTTATATCGTGCTGCCGGGCCCTCCGAAGGAAATGAAGCCGATGTTTGACGGTCAGGCTAAGCTGTGGCTACTGCAGCATGCCCTGACAAACGAAATGCCGATCTACTCCAAAATGCTGAAGTTTGCGGGAATCGGTGAATCTCTGCTGGAGGATAAGCTCCTTGATCTGATCCAGGCTCAGAGCGATCCAACGATTGCGCCTTACGCAAAAGAAGGTGAGGTATCGGTTCGCATATCGACGAAAGCCGGGAGCGAACGGGAGGCGATGGAGAAGCTTGAGAAGCTGGAGTCGCAAATTCAGAAACGCCTTCCTAAGCATATGTATGCAAGCTCAGATGTGCCGATTGAGAAAATGATCGTAGACATTATGGCGGACCGCGGGATCACACTCAGCGCGGCTGAGAGCTGCACAGGCGGGCTGCTGATGGAAAGCATCACTTCTATACCGGGAAGCGCAACGATGTTTCTTGGCGGGATTGTGTGCTACTCCAATCAAATGAAAGAGAAGCTCCTGCATGTGCCGCATGCGCTGCTTGAAGGTGAAGATGCGCCGGGAGCCGTAAGTCATGAAGTGGCTCAAGTGCTTGCCGAGCATGTCAGAATGATTACAGACAGTGATTTTGGTCTTTCGGTAACAGGGGTGGCAGGTCCGGCGTATTCTGAACGCAAGCCTGTCGGACTGGTATATGTCGGACTCGCGGAACGCGGGAAGCAGACGGAGGTCTTTGAGCTTCGATTCAACGGGAATCGTGAAACGATCCGAATCCGCACCGTCAAAACCCTCCTCCATCATTTGTGGCTCAGATTGATTACGCATGAGCCTGAATCCTCATCAGGGGAAGTTGTACAATAG